A DNA window from Tenuifilaceae bacterium CYCD contains the following coding sequences:
- a CDS encoding ABC transporter substrate-binding protein, whose product MFRIILLFPILIIGLKGFGQIPHYTWRDHFSYNESELVTIGNNKVYCATSTGIFTYNQSNGEIDKLTKVNGLSEVGISAMVYLNSKNILAVGYESGNIDLVYPDKIVNIPDIKEKSLTGTKIINDFLLYQDKIYTSTDFGIVVIDPDKKEVKDTYFLGDGGNNLKINNLTVFNNQFWAATENGLMSASVSDPLLVNYARWSHATNFTNPSNNCIGVTATSDVLFAMESVEASNDVVWRYDGNAWSEIDRPYAEALSINMNSSKVIVTSTAGISFYNTSGVKGITLTGYTCTGSFKPKVTKSIDADRFAVADNDAGLVVGTTSSQLAAKPGGPFNNNCFSVGLSKDRVIVASGGYDATYSNLWHNFIIHDFANEEWNYHADWGGHDAAVVEFNPQNPSSYFVGSWGDGVYQFEDDNLVAHFTPENSTLQTILPNSPFCRISGLAFDGKGNLWVANTAVANPISVRKTDGTWVSFPYSSTINADKTSTLRYSEYGSLWLILPRNNGLFVLNPGSNIDSKDDDKYKKFLPYDRDGNIINVDIYSLAFDKDNYLWLGTSEGVLLSYNPEKVFDGSFYLQKIKIPDVVEGLAVYLLATESVTSVTVDGGNRKWFGTAKSGLYLFNSDGTKELLHFTAENSPLPSNNILDVKIHPTSGEVFIATDKGMVSYRGDANEPSEKFGKVYSYPNPVPPGYSGKITIVGLVEETIVKITDINGNLIYETKSEGGMATWDGNSLRGNKVATGVYLVFCADSKGEQTAVTKILFIK is encoded by the coding sequence ATGTTTAGGATCATCCTATTATTCCCGATACTAATAATTGGCCTAAAAGGGTTTGGCCAGATTCCTCATTATACCTGGCGCGATCATTTCTCCTACAATGAATCGGAACTCGTAACTATAGGCAACAACAAAGTTTACTGCGCAACATCAACAGGAATATTTACCTACAACCAGAGTAATGGAGAGATTGATAAACTAACCAAAGTAAATGGGCTCTCGGAAGTGGGAATATCGGCAATGGTATATCTTAACTCAAAAAACATTCTTGCTGTTGGGTACGAAAGCGGAAATATTGATCTTGTTTACCCTGATAAAATTGTCAACATCCCTGATATCAAAGAGAAATCCCTAACGGGGACTAAAATCATTAACGATTTTCTCCTATATCAAGATAAAATATACACCTCAACAGACTTTGGTATTGTGGTGATTGATCCCGACAAAAAAGAAGTTAAAGACACCTATTTTCTGGGAGATGGTGGAAACAACCTAAAAATTAACAACCTTACTGTATTCAACAATCAGTTTTGGGCAGCTACCGAAAATGGCCTGATGAGCGCTTCTGTTTCAGACCCTCTGCTTGTAAACTACGCAAGATGGAGCCATGCAACAAACTTTACCAATCCAAGTAACAACTGTATAGGGGTTACAGCAACATCGGATGTTCTATTTGCAATGGAAAGCGTAGAGGCCTCTAACGACGTTGTTTGGCGTTACGATGGAAATGCTTGGAGCGAAATAGACAGACCTTACGCCGAGGCTTTATCTATAAACATGAACAGCAGCAAGGTGATTGTAACATCAACCGCTGGAATATCTTTCTACAACACTTCTGGCGTAAAAGGAATAACCCTAACAGGCTATACCTGTACAGGATCGTTTAAACCCAAAGTTACAAAGTCCATAGATGCGGATAGATTTGCAGTTGCTGATAATGATGCTGGTTTAGTAGTGGGCACCACCTCGAGCCAACTCGCCGCGAAACCCGGTGGACCATTCAATAACAATTGCTTTTCCGTTGGATTAAGCAAGGATAGAGTTATTGTGGCATCGGGAGGCTACGATGCAACGTACTCAAACCTTTGGCATAACTTTATCATCCATGATTTTGCAAACGAAGAATGGAATTACCATGCCGATTGGGGCGGACACGATGCCGCCGTTGTTGAGTTTAACCCGCAAAATCCATCATCCTATTTTGTGGGAAGCTGGGGTGATGGTGTGTACCAATTTGAGGATGATAACTTAGTGGCACACTTTACTCCCGAAAATAGCACGCTTCAAACCATTCTGCCCAACTCTCCGTTTTGCAGGATTAGCGGCCTTGCTTTTGATGGCAAAGGAAACCTTTGGGTTGCTAATACAGCTGTGGCAAATCCGATATCAGTACGGAAAACCGATGGCACCTGGGTTTCGTTCCCTTATTCATCAACAATAAATGCAGATAAAACGTCTACTCTACGCTATTCGGAATACGGTTCATTGTGGTTGATATTGCCCCGCAACAACGGTTTATTTGTTTTAAATCCAGGAAGTAACATAGACAGTAAGGATGACGATAAGTATAAAAAATTTCTTCCCTATGATAGGGATGGAAATATTATCAATGTCGACATATACTCCCTCGCTTTCGATAAGGATAACTATCTCTGGCTTGGGACTTCGGAAGGTGTTTTGCTGAGCTACAACCCCGAGAAGGTTTTTGATGGAAGTTTTTACCTGCAAAAAATAAAGATTCCCGATGTGGTTGAAGGACTCGCTGTTTACCTTTTAGCAACCGAATCGGTAACTTCAGTTACCGTTGATGGAGGCAACCGCAAATGGTTTGGGACCGCTAAATCGGGGTTATACCTTTTTAACTCCGACGGAACCAAGGAACTCCTACACTTTACTGCCGAAAACAGTCCGCTACCATCAAACAACATACTTGATGTAAAGATTCATCCTACATCCGGAGAAGTTTTTATTGCTACAGATAAAGGAATGGTATCATACCGCGGCGATGCCAACGAACCATCCGAAAAATTCGGGAAGGTTTACTCGTATCCAAATCCAGTACCTCCGGGTTATTCTGGGAAAATAACAATTGTTGGGCTAGTTGAAGAAACCATAGTAAAAATAACCGACATAAACGGAAACCTGATCTACGAAACAAAATCGGAAGGAGGAATGGCAACCTGGGATGGAAACAGTTTACGTGGGAATAAAGTTGCCACAGGGGTATACCTAGTTTTCTGCGCCGATAGCAAAGGAGAGCAAACCGCTGTTACCAAAATTCTATTTATAAAATAG
- a CDS encoding non-canonical purine NTP pyrophosphatase, with protein MQNSPLELVFATNNQHKLKEVQALLGDHFKLLSLTDINFYDEIPEDYDTLEDNARQKARHIFSHSGYNCFADDTGLEVEALNGEPGVYSARYAGESKNPKDNIIKLLGNLAGIKNRNAQFRTVIALIVDGKEFLFEGDVKGVIIDNERGCDGFGYDPIFLPNGYQQTFAEMPLELKNKISHRGLAVSKLVGFLKSL; from the coding sequence ATGCAGAACAGTCCATTGGAGTTGGTGTTTGCCACAAACAATCAACACAAATTAAAGGAAGTTCAAGCACTTCTGGGCGATCATTTTAAGTTGTTATCGCTGACCGACATCAATTTTTACGATGAAATCCCAGAGGATTACGACACCCTTGAGGATAATGCGCGGCAAAAAGCCCGACATATTTTTTCACACTCAGGATATAACTGCTTTGCCGATGATACGGGACTCGAAGTTGAAGCGCTTAACGGAGAACCGGGTGTATACAGTGCCCGTTATGCAGGAGAATCGAAAAATCCAAAGGACAACATTATAAAGTTGCTTGGTAACCTTGCCGGCATAAAAAACAGAAACGCTCAGTTCAGAACAGTTATTGCACTTATAGTTGACGGGAAAGAGTTCTTGTTTGAAGGAGATGTGAAGGGTGTAATTATTGACAACGAAAGAGGTTGCGATGGTTTTGGCTACGATCCCATTTTTTTACCCAATGGATACCAACAAACCTTTGCCGAAATGCCCCTAGAACTTAAAAACAAAATTAGCCATAGGGGATTGGCAGTTTCTAAGCTAGTCGGTTTTCTAAAGAGTTTATAA